In one window of Camelina sativa cultivar DH55 chromosome 15, Cs, whole genome shotgun sequence DNA:
- the LOC104747376 gene encoding uncharacterized protein LOC104747376, whose product MANTMSNHNAPQLPRSLMKQHSWSPDMNREEAWLRKKKKRPSNLPCRSKSVTNDDIEELQGCFELGFGFETESPDLNPRLSQTIPALDLYCAVHRQYSNHLSRTSSFTSEHEVSNSNSTTTIVDKGDDRKTMKQKLKQWAKVVGFSVRHSSGKTN is encoded by the exons atggcCAATACAATGTCGAACCACAACGCGCCACAACTGCCCAGATCACTAATGAAGCAGCACTCGTGGTCACCAGACATGAACCGCGAGGAGGCTTGGCTtcgtaagaaaaagaaacggcCATCCAATCTCCCTTGTCGCAGCAAGAGCGTTACGAACGACGATATCGAGGAGCTTCAAGGCTGCTTCGAGCTTGGGTTTGGGTTTGAGACAGAATCACCTGATTTGAATCCAAGGCTCTCCCAAACAATACCCGCTCTCGATTTGTACTGCGCCGTTCATAGACAATACAGCAACCATTTGTCTCGGACGTCTTCATTCACGTCAGAACATGAAGTCAGCAACTCCAACAGCACCACGACAATCGTCGACAAAG GTGATGACCGGAAGACGATGAAGCAGAAGCTTAAACAATGGGCTAAGGTGGTAGGGTTTTCGGTGCGACACTCCTCTGGGAAAACAAATTGA
- the LOC104747377 gene encoding uncharacterized protein LOC104747377 gives MSSHNQPQPPKPLMKQQSLPAEVNRDEAWLRMKKRHPSDRLRRSKSCITNDDIEELKGCVDLGFGFEPASPDFSPRLSKTIPALDLYTAVHRQYNNHLSRTSSSASEPDVSNSSTMTIVNKGDDGKMMKKKLKQWAKVVACSARHSSGKPN, from the exons ATGTCGAGCCACAACCAGCCACAGCCGCCAAAACCTCTGATGAAGCAACAGTCTTTGCCAGCGGAGGTAAACCGCGACGAGGCTTGGCTGCGGATGAAGAAGAGGCATCCATCTGATCGCCTTCGTCGCAGCAAGAGCTGCATCACAAACGACGATATCGAGGAGCTTAAAGGCTGCGTCGACCTAGGGTTTGGGTTTGAGCCAGCTTCTCCTGATTTTAGCCCGAGGCTCTCCAAAACCATCCCAGCTCTGGATTTGTACACCGCAGTTCACAGACAGTACAACAACCACTTGTCTCGGACCTCGTCATCTGCGTCGGAACCTGACGTCAGCAACTCTAGCACCATGACTATTGTCAACAAag GTGATGAtggaaagatgatgaagaagaagctgaaacaaTGGGCTAAGGTGGTCGCGTGTTCGGCGAGGCACTCCTCCGGCAAACCAAATTGA
- the LOC104748720 gene encoding ferredoxin--nitrite reductase, chloroplastic-like → MTSFSLTFTAPLLPSSKPKRSVLVAAAQTTAPAESTASVDADRLEPRVELKDGFYILKEKFRKGINPQEKVKIEREPMKLFMENGIEELAKKSMEELDSEKSSKDDIDVRLKWLGLFHRRKHQYGKFMMRLKLPNGVTTSAQTRYLASVIRKYGEDGCADVTTRQNWQIRGVVLPDVPEILKGLASVGLTSLQSGMDNVXRSE, encoded by the exons AtgacttctttctctctcactttcaCAGCTCCTCTCCTCCCTTCTTCCAAACCCAAAAGATCCGTTCTTGTCGCTGCAGCTCAGACCACCGCTCCTGCCGAATCCACCGCATCCGTCGACGCAGATCGGCTTGAGCCAAGGGTTGAGTTGAAAGATGGGTTTTATATTCTCAAGGAGAAGTTTCGCAAAGGGATCAATCCTCAGGAGAAGGTTAAGATCGAGAGAGAGCCAATGAAGCTGTTTATGGAGAATGGTATTGAAGAGCTTGCTAAGAAGTCAATGGAAGAGCTTGATAGTGAAAAGTCTTCTAAAGATGATATTGATGTTAGACTCAAGTGGCTTGGTCTCTTCCACCGTAGAAAGCATCAGT atgGTAAGTTTATGATGAGGTTGAAGTTACCAAATGGGGTGACTACAAGTGCACAGACTCGGTATTTAGCGAGTGTGATTAGGAAGTATGGTGAAGATGGATGTGCTGATGTGACAACTAGACAGAACTGGCAGATCCGTGGTGTTGTGTTGCCTGATGTGCCTGAGATCTTGAAAGGTCTTGCTTCTGTTGGGTTAACTAGTCTACAGAGTGGAATGGATAATGTGNGACGAAgtgaataa
- the LOC104747379 gene encoding ferredoxin--nitrite reductase, chloroplastic, with amino-acid sequence MTSFSLTFTAPLLPSSKPKRSVLVAAAQTTAPAESTASVDADRLEPRVELKDGFYILKEKFRKGINPQEKVKIEREPMKLFMENGIEELAKKSMEELDSEKSSKDDIDVRLKWLGLFHRRKHQYGKFMMRLKLPNGVTTSAQTRYLASVIRKYGEDGCADVTTRQNWQIRGVVLPDVPEILKGLASVGLTSLQSGMDNVRNPVGNPIAGIDPEEIVDTRPYTNLLSQFITANAQGNPDFTNLPRKWNVCVVGTHDLYEHPHINDLAYMPATKDGRFGFNLLVGGFFSPKRCEEAIPLDAWVPADDVLPLCKAVLEAYRDLGTRGSRQKTRMMWLIDELGVEGFRAEVEKRMPNGKLERGSSEDLVNKQWERRDYFGVNPQKQEGLSFIGLHVPVGRLQADDMDELARLADTYGSGELRLTVEQNIIIPNVDSSKTEALLQEPFLKSRFSPEPSILMKGLVACTGNQFCGQAIIETKLRALKVTEEVERLVSVPRPIRMHWTGCPNTCGQVQVADIGFMGCLTRGDEGKPVEGADVYVGGRIGSDSHIGEIYKKGVRVTHLVPLVAEILIKEFGAVPREREENED; translated from the exons AtgacttctttctctctcactttcaCAGCTCCTCTCCTCCCTTCTTCCAAACCCAAAAGATCCGTTCTTGTCGCTGCAGCTCAGACCACCGCTCCTGCCGAATCCACCGCATCCGTCGACGCAGATCGGCTTGAGCCAAGGGTTGAGTTGAAAGATGGGTTTTATATTCTCAAGGAGAAGTTTCGCAAAGGGATCAATCCTCAGGAGAAGGTTAAGATCGAGAGAGAGCCAATGAAGCTGTTTATGGAGAATGGTATTGAAGAGCTTGCTAAGAAGTCAATGGAAGAGCTTGATAGTGAAAAGTCTTCTAAAGATGATATTGATGTTAGACTCAAGTGGCTTGGTCTCTTCCACCGTAGAAAGCATCAGT atgGTAAGTTTATGATGAGGTTGAAGTTACCAAATGGGGTGACTACAAGTGCACAGACTCGGTATTTAGCGAGTGTGATTAGGAAGTATGGTGAAGATGGATGTGCTGATGTGACAACTAGACAGAACTGGCAGATCCGTGGTGTTGTGTTGCCTGATGTGCCTGAGATCTTGAAAGGTCTTGCTTCTGTTGGGTTAACTAGTCTACAGAGTGGAATGGATAATGTGAGGAACCCTGTTGGTAATCCTATAGCTGGGATTGACCCGGAGGAGATTGTTGATACTAGGCCTTACACGAATCTTCTTTCACAGTTTATCACTGCTAATGCCCAAGGCAATCCTGATTTCACCAACTT GCCAAGAAAGTGGAATGTGTGTGTGGTGGGGACTCATGATCTCTATGAGCATCCACATATCAATGATCTAGCTTACATGCCTGCCACTAAAGATGGCCGGTTCGGATTCAATTTGCTTGTTGGAGGATTCTTTAGTCCCAAAAGATGTGAAGAAGCTATTCCTCTTGATGCTTGGGTACCTGCTGATGATGTTCTTCCACTCTGCAAAGCTGTTCTAGAGGCCTACAGAGATCTTGGAACTCGAGGAAGCCGACAGAAGACAAGAATGATGTGGCTTATCGATGAACTT GGTGTTGAAGGATTTAGAGCTGAAGTAGAGAAGAGAATGCCAAATGGGAAACTCGAGAGAGGATCTTCGGAGGATCTTGTGAATAAACAATGGGAGAGGAGAGATTATTTTGGAGTCAACCCTCAGAAACAAGAAGGTCTTAGCTTCATTGGCCTTCATGTTCCGGTTGGTAGGCTACAAGCTGATGACATGGACGAGCTTGCTCGGTTAGCTGACACCTACGGCTCAGGCGAGCTTAGACTCACGGTAGAGCAAAACATCATCATCCCAAATGTGGATTCCTCGAAAACTGAAGCTTTGCTTCAAGAGCCGTTTCTCAAGAGCAGGTTCTCCCCTGAGCCATCTATCCTTATGAAAGGCTTAGTTGCTTGTACTGGTAACCAGTTTTGTGGACAAGCTATCATCGAGACAAAACTAAGAGCTTTAAAAGTGACAGAAGAAGTAGAGAGACTTGTATCTGTGCCAAGACCGATAAGGATGCATTGGACAGGATGTCCCAACACTTGCGGACAAGTCCAAGTTGCGGATATCGGGTTTATGGGATGCTTAACACGCGGCGACGAAGGTAAGCCAGTTGAGGGTGCTGACGTGTATGTCGGGGGACGAATAGGAAGTGACTCGCATATTGGAGAGATCTATAAGAAAGGTGTTCGTGTCACGCATTTGGTTCCATTGGTGGCTGAGATTCTAATCAAAGAATTTGGTGCTGTgcctagagagagagaagagaatgaagATTGA
- the LOC104747380 gene encoding pentatricopeptide repeat-containing protein At2g15630, mitochondrial, whose translation MRRFTFPRHRISILSGTGYSPTASRLSSLALTSTTESDSPPITSATLLDSIKSSQWHFVEHLADKLTPWLVSTTLLNLVKTPDLAFNFVNHIDLRRLDFLTQCLAIAVVSKLSSPKPVTQLLREAITSRKNSVIDLFDELVLARDRLETKSTILFDLLVRCCCQLRMVDEAIECFYLMKEKGFDLKTETCNCILSLLSRLNRTESAWVFYADMYRMEIKSNVYTFNIMINALCKEGKLKKAKEFLWIMESFGIKPTIVTYNSLVQGFSLRGRIEGARLIINEMKSKGFQPDLQTYNPILSWMCNEGRASEVLREMKGIGLVPDSVSYNILIRGCSNNGDLETAFAYRDEMVKQGMEPTFYTYNTLIHGLFMENKIEAAEILIREIREKGIALDSVTYNILINGYSQHGDAKKAFALHDEMLTDGVQPTQFTYTSLIYVLCRRNRTKEADELFGKVLGMGMKPDLVMMNTLMDGHCATGNMDRAFSLLKEMDRMNVNPDDVTYNCLMRGLCGEGKFEEARELMGEMKRRGIKPDHISYNTLISGYSKKGDTKHAFMVRDEMLSLGFNPTLLTYNALLKGLSKNQDGELAEELLREMKSEGITPNDSSFCSVIEAMSNLDAEKSDN comes from the coding sequence ATGAGAAGATTCACATTCCCCCGCCACCGAATCTCAATTCTTTCCGGCACCGGCTATTCTCCTACCGCCTCACGTCTCTCTTCTTTGGCCCTAACGTCAACCACCGAGTCAGATTCACCGCCGATAACTTCTGCTACTTTGCTCGACTCGATAAAATCTTCTCAgtggcatttcgtcgaacaccttgCAGACAAACTCACACCTTGGCTTGTATCAACAACTCTGCTCAACCTCGTCAAGACTCCTGATTTAGCCTTCAACTTCGTCAACCACATCGATCTTCGTCGCCTGGACTTTCTAACACAGTGCTTAGCCATCGCTGTTGTCTCTAAGCTCTCTTCTCCCAAACCCGTTACTCAGTTGCTGAGAGAAGCTATTACGAGTCGTAAGAACTCAGTTATAGACCTTTTCGATGAACTGGTGCTTGCCCGTGATCGATTGGAGACTAAAAGCACGATTCTTTTCGATCTCCTGGTCAGATGTTGTTGTCAACTGAGAATGGTTGATGAAGCCATAGAGTGCTTTTACCTGATGAAGGAGAAAGGTTTTGATCTCAAAACTGAAACTTGTAACTGTATTTTGAGTTTGTTATCAAGGTTGAATCGTACAGAGAGTGCTTGGGTCTTCTATGCTGATATGTATAGGATGGAGATTAAGTCAAATGTATACACTTTCAATATAATGATCAATGCATTGTGCAAAGAAGGGAAGttaaagaaggccaaagagttttTATGGATCATGGAGAGTTTTGGAATTAAGCCTACCATTGTTACTTACAACAGTCTTGTTCAAGGGTTTTCTTTGAGAGGACGAATCGAAGGAGCTCGTTTGATTATCAATGAAATGAAATCTAAAGGCTTTCAACCAGATTTGCAGACGTATAACCCGATTCTGTCTTGGATGTGTAATGAAGGAAGAGCCTCTGAGGTGTTGAGGGAGATGAAGGGGATTGGGTTGGTTCCGGACTCTGTTTCCTATAATATTTTGATCCGTGGTTGTAGTAACAATGGGGATTTGGAGACAGCTTTTGCTTACAGGGATGAGATGGTGAAACAAGGTATGGAGCCGACGTTTTATACTTACAACACATTGATTCATGGTTTGTTTATGGAGAATAAGATAGAAGCTGCTGAAATATTGATAAGGGAGATTAGAGAGAAGGGTATTGCATTGGATTCTGTTACTTACAATATACTCATAAATGGATATAGCCAGCATGGAGATGCAAAGAAAGCATTTGCTTTGCACGATGAAATGCTGACCGATGGAGTTCAGCCTACGCAGTTTACTTATACGTCGCTTATTTATGTCCTATGTAGAAGAAATAGAACGAAGGAAGCCGATGAGTTGTTTGGGAAAGTTCTAGGCATGGGAATGAAGCCTGATCTTGTGATGATGAACACCTTGATGGATGGTCATTGTGCTACAGGGAACATGGACCGTGCGTTTTCACTGCTGAAGGAGATGGACAGGATGAATGTCAATCCTGATGATGTGACATACAATTGCTTGATGCGAGGGCTCTGTGGTGAAGGAAAATTTGAGGAAGCTCGCGAGTTGATGGGGGAGATGAAGAGAAGAGGAATCAAACCTGACCACATTAGTTACAACACTCTAATAAGTGGTTATAGTAAGAAAGGGGATACAAAACATGCTTTTATGGTTCGGGATGAGATGTTGAGTCTCGGATTTAATCCTACTCTTCTCACCTACAATGCTTTGTTAAAAGGTTTGAGTAAAAACCAGGATGGTGAACTCGCAGAGGAGCTACTAAGGGAAATGAAAAGTGAAGGCATTACTCCTAATGACAGCTCCTTCTGCTCTGTCATTGAGGCAATGTCTAATTTGGATGCAGAAAAATCTGATAATTGA
- the LOC104747381 gene encoding B3 domain-containing protein At2g16210-like translates to MTRNSDFLGVIKERNNGSFFMILQTVNVSSEYMRALPHDFTRSFSDKELSCKMKIRTQWGRSWEVGISKNPRFYFMEKSGWKKFVSDNALGHSEFITFTHKRKMDFTVKIFKQDGKEMIQPPQPAAFLASSSSIEIEQEEDDKREDVVDLTRAAESNGRKLKFGKKPAEGSQSSKRAEKLVCPGRGVPGTSSSTAVKFTIIINRPYLLQYLLIPKSFANYHHIPKKKATFKIHHPDGKRSWDVAYLPRKTHDIFSAGWLRLCKDYPLAVGHTCEFTLIKPKELLLVVSIP, encoded by the exons atgacaaGGAACTCTGATTTTCTTGGGGTCATAAAAGAAAGGAATAACGGAAGCTTCTTCATGATTCTTCAGACTGTAAATGTTTCTTCAGAATACATG CGAGCACTTCCTCATGACTTTACGAGAAGCTTCTCGGACAAAGAGCTCTCCTGTAAGATGAAGATAAGAACGCAATGGGGACGCTCTTGGGAAGTAGGGATCTCCAAAAACCCGAGGTTCTACTTTATGGAGAAGTCCGGATGGAAGAAGTTTGTGAGTGACAACGCCTTGGGACACAGTGAGTTTATTACCTTCACTCACAAAAGGAAGATGGACTTTACTGTGAAGATCTTTAAGCAAGACGGCAAGGAGATGATCCAACCTCCACAACCCGCAGCCTTCTTGGCTTCTTCAA GCAGTATCGAAATAGAACAAGAGGAAGATGACAAGAGGGAAGATGTCGTGGACCTGACAAGAGCAGCTGAATCTAATGGTAGGAAGCTCAAGTTTGGGAAGAAGCCAGCTGAAGGATCCCAAAGTTCTAAGAGGGCCGAGAAGCTGGTTTGTCCCGGGAGAGGTGTCCCAGGAACCTCTTCCTCCACTGCTGTCAAATTCACCATAATAATCAATAGACCATACTTGCTACAATACCTG ctGATACCAAAATCTTTTGCAAACTATCATCATATTCCGAAAAAGAAGGCAACGTTCAAGATCCATCATCCAGATGGGAAAAGGTCATGGGATGTGGCTTATCTGCCAAGAAAGACGCATGACATTTTCTCTGCTGGATGGCTACGTTTGTGTAAGGATTACCCTCTTGCTGTTGGCCATACCTGCGAATTTACACTCATCAAACCAAAAGAGCTGCTTCTTGTTGTCTCCATACCCTAA